ATCGACAATCAAAAGTTTGATATTATGAAAAGCCTTCAGTCTGCGGGCTTTTGTTCTAAGTTCCAGCACCGATAGGGCAGGAGTATCGTCAATGTAGATTGGTGATATTGCCAAATCATTGAGTTTGGAATGCAGTGCCTGCCAGTCTTCATTGTCGAGTTCGCCTTTTCTGAGTTTTTGTGAATCAATTTCCGCCTCAGCAGAAATCAATCGAAGCATAACCTGTTGGCTCGACATCTCGAGCGAAAACAAAGCAACCGGCATTTTGAAATCAATGGCAGCATTGCGTAAAGCCGATACCACAAAGGCCGTTTTACCCATACCGGGACGAGCAGCAATAATGATCAATTCGGTATTGTGCCAGCCCCCTGTCACTCTGTCCAAAGAAGGAAAACCTGATGGTACACTGGCCACGCCGGCATCTTGTTCCGATTTATTCCGTAGTTCCTGTATGGTTTTCAATACAACCGAACTCAGCTCAGGTATATTTTTATTAAGGTTTCCTTCCTGTATTTCTCTCAATCCTTGTTCGGTACTATCCAGCAGGTTATAAACATCTGTGGTGTCTTCATAGGCTTTGGCCACTACTTCATCCATAATTTTAATAATGCTACGCCGCATGGCATATTGCACAATGATGCGGGCATCTTGCTCAATATGGGTGGAGGTGCCTTTTGAGGTAATTTTGGCCAGATAGGTTGCTCCACCAATGAATTCCAGTTCACCGGTTTGCCGCAACTGGTTGGTCACTGTCAAAAGGTCAACGGGTTCAGACTTACCAAAAAGAGACAATATCGCCTGATATATGGCCTGATGCCTTTCAGAAATAAAACTTTCAGATTTCAGCACGTCAATCACTGAAGTGAGAGCGTCGCGTTCTTTGATTACGCCTCCCAATACCATGGCCTCCAGTTCAACTATATGACTGGCTTGCTGGAAATCGAAAACTTGTTCGGGATTCCGCTTTGGGTTATCAGGAAATCTCCTTCGTTGTTGTTTCATTTTGACAATGTTGAATCAGAAGCTTTTTCAATATTTAAAGATAAATCTTCTTTTTTACCAACTCCTAATGGAAATGGTTTTGGTTTTTTATTTGTAAAAATAGAATTGAAATTTCGGGAAATAATCAAACTCCCCCCCGACACAACTACATTTCCAGCGGAATTAAAAGTATAAAAATTTGCAGGCACACTCCTCGAAAACAATCTGAATTTATATTCTCCATCGGCAGAAAGTAAATATTCGAGTTCACCACCAACTGAAAGCTGGCCTGTGTTCGCGGCATTGATACTGCTCTCTAGGCTATTGATAAAGGCACTTTTTCCTGAAAGTTTGATTCGGTTATCCAGAAATCTATAGCTAAAGTTAAACTGCATGTTATTCAGAATATTTTCCCGGAAATTACCAAACTGTACTCCTAATTCCAGATTGGGATTGAGTTTATTGGCCAGATTTCCGATTTGATTGGAAAGCATATTACTCACATTATCTATCAAAAACTGCTGAGAAATAGCATCGGTTAGGTTATCAGGGAAGACCTCATTGAATACCAAAATACTGGAAACGTTCCGGCTAAGCAGTTGCTCGTCATTCCTGAGTTTTTGTTCAAATCCCAACAGTTGAGTTTGGCTTTGCCCTATCAAAGGAATCTGTTTAAAATCAAAATTCACATCGTATTTGATGGTTGGTGTCAATAACCTGTTGGTCAAAAGTACGCTTACGTTAACCGGGTATCGGGTGGAAGTATTGGCTAACTCCGGAGAAATACTCGATGGAATTGGAATATTGGCTGTATAGTTGGCCCGCATGTCAAGATTTGCTTCATAGGGGTCGCCAGACCAGGTAATAGTGCTACCATCAACGATATTGAACCTCCTGAGTGATGCAACATTCTGAAAGCTGAAATTATATTTTCCGCTTCTTACCGTATATGGGCCATTGATTGTAAACTCACCCCGGGTATCATACAGAATACTCAGGCGACCTTCACCGTAAACATCTAAAACATCATTATTGGCACGATCAAATATGATTTCACATTCAGCATCAGGGGTGAAGCTAAGGTTAAATGCCATATTGATGCCTCCGGTTTTTATTTTTGGTTTCTTATTTTGACTTCTTGCTAAAGTATCATCCTCAACGTTTCTTTTTACAAATGGAATTCCTTCCTGTTTAGTATCAATCACCTTACCTCCATCCATTGGAATGGTAATTTTTGTGCCTTTGTTTGAAACCAGATTTCCGGTAATGTTTACATTGTCAAAGTCGCCCGAAAGATGCACATCTCCGGTTGCGAAAGCGGTGCCATACATCACGTTGTTTTCATATGGCTTTAGATTCAGTACCTTAAATCCGGTATTGCCTTTTACATAGGCATGAAGGCCAACCATAAATTCACTCGAACCTCCATTAAATACCCCGCCTTCAATGATGGCAATATTTCCACCAACTGGGGCATCTCGAACCGTGATTCCTTCAGGGCCCGCCAC
The sequence above is a segment of the Cytophagaceae bacterium genome. Coding sequences within it:
- the dnaB gene encoding replicative DNA helicase, coding for MKQQRRRFPDNPKRNPEQVFDFQQASHIVELEAMVLGGVIKERDALTSVIDVLKSESFISERHQAIYQAILSLFGKSEPVDLLTVTNQLRQTGELEFIGGATYLAKITSKGTSTHIEQDARIIVQYAMRRSIIKIMDEVVAKAYEDTTDVYNLLDSTEQGLREIQEGNLNKNIPELSSVVLKTIQELRNKSEQDAGVASVPSGFPSLDRVTGGWHNTELIIIAARPGMGKTAFVVSALRNAAIDFKMPVALFSLEMSSQQVMLRLISAEAEIDSQKLRKGELDNEDWQALHSKLNDLAISPIYIDDTPALSVLELRTKARRLKAFHNIKLLIVDYLQLMTAGNGRMGMNREQEIAAISRSLKTIAKELNIPVIALSQLSRSVETRAGDKRPQLSDLRESGSIEQDADVVMFLYRPEYYNITESETGESTKGTAEVIIAKNRSGSVDTVNLRFVGKYTRFSEFDGFSLSKEKYEEISGTKVFGSKANDI